One window of the Clostridium sp. MB40-C1 genome contains the following:
- a CDS encoding PRK06851 family protein produces MKGNFKHFFPGGNTSKGFYSFYRYILPQESARRIICLKGGPGTGKSTLMRKVGQYFNEKGYDIEYHHCSSDNNSLDGVVIKELNVAILDGTSPHVVDPINPGAVDEILNMGECWIEDSFKDYRNSIISINKQVGKTFKHAYRYIGAAKIIHDDWNCYNLDALNFSKINVFMEDLKNRLFKNTTVSVATNSRHLFATAFTPNGIVSYIDSIYKDYKQIYVLNGEPGTYKTSVMRYIYEEALKRGLFVEVYHDPLIPERIEHICIPNISTAILTSNELNKKTFEGIQINMSDYQNQLLLERSKAEIDVSKQTFYTLLNKGLSIISQAKILHDELEKLYIPNMNFDKAEKITNDVITKILKYEKQYRNL; encoded by the coding sequence CGACGAATAATATGTCTTAAGGGTGGTCCTGGTACAGGCAAGTCTACTCTTATGAGAAAGGTAGGGCAATATTTTAACGAAAAAGGTTATGATATAGAATATCATCATTGTTCTTCTGATAATAATTCCTTAGATGGAGTAGTTATAAAAGAATTAAACGTAGCAATACTTGATGGAACATCACCACATGTAGTTGACCCTATAAATCCTGGTGCTGTAGATGAAATTCTAAATATGGGAGAATGCTGGATAGAAGATAGTTTTAAAGATTATAGAAACTCCATTATATCCATTAATAAGCAAGTTGGAAAAACCTTTAAACATGCTTATAGATATATAGGTGCTGCTAAGATAATTCATGATGACTGGAACTGTTATAATTTAGACGCTTTAAATTTTTCAAAGATAAATGTTTTTATGGAGGATTTAAAAAATAGATTATTTAAAAACACTACAGTTTCAGTTGCTACAAATAGTAGGCACTTATTTGCCACTGCCTTTACTCCTAATGGTATCGTAAGCTATATAGACTCCATATATAAAGATTATAAACAAATATATGTTTTAAATGGTGAACCTGGGACTTATAAAACTTCAGTTATGAGATATATTTATGAGGAAGCCTTAAAAAGAGGTCTTTTCGTTGAAGTTTATCATGATCCTTTAATCCCTGAAAGAATAGAACATATATGTATACCAAATATAAGTACTGCTATTTTAACTTCTAATGAGCTAAATAAAAAAACCTTTGAAGGAATTCAAATAAATATGTCAGACTATCAAAATCAACTCTTACTTGAAAGAAGCAAAGCTGAAATAGATGTTTCAAAACAAACTTTTTACACGCTTTTAAATAAAGGCTTGTCTATTATTTCTCAAGCAAAAATTCTACACGATGAACTTGAAAAATTATATATACCTAATATGAATTTTGATAAAGCTGAAAAGATAACTAACGATGTAATTACTAAAATTTTAAAATATGAAAAACAATATAGAAATCTTTAA
- a CDS encoding UvrD-helicase domain-containing protein has product MKNNDFEKEIQKEIQLEFEKSRLNDTINIIKEEIINCIKKRKSITQYLVDTRKNAVEEYRDDEDKLIEYFDHERFVREESFKSIDRKLKEFTILQPSPYFGKVTFEEKDVEGEEYIYIGRFGVTPEEAYEPVVVDWRAPISSLFYAGKLGNVEYSAPSGKIQVDVSGKRQFIIKKENLLGMFDSEVDVKDEILQMVLSKNAEDKLKDIIMTIQQEQDDLIRQPRDKTIVVDGIAGSGKTTIALHRVAYLLYNYRKILQDKVLILGPNSIFMEYISTVLPSLGEIGVRQQTFSDFAIGILELNTIMEFREYMEKIINKDEEFIKEILFKTSKGYIKELNKFIEILNKKYFITEDLVFENTIIVPKEAIKDLFDYYKSMPLFRRSKKIKRILFAKIRDKRDEKVREIEKWYRESLSKMDEEKKNLEGSELIFKRKLKIREVIKNAMTSKKYLKWLDNEKVIDLYNNLNGNKVLTIDDLAPILYLKIKLEGLKLEEEIKHVVIDEAQDYSLLQFIVIKELTKCKAFTIVGDKNQRLIPVLEDIPMLNLNEVLDNVEYFNLNKSYRSTKEIMEYANRYLAEDKIVPLVRSGDLVVDKSINSKEEFIKEIENILGKLNNEGLESIAIICKNKEEAKEVYSLVNRKMGIKLIDSEEIIYNKGGVVIPAYYAKGLEFDAAIIINCEDEQMIKEDKLMYVMATRALHKLYVYNVNLK; this is encoded by the coding sequence ATGAAAAATAATGATTTTGAGAAGGAAATACAAAAAGAAATACAATTAGAGTTTGAAAAAAGTAGATTAAATGACACTATTAATATAATAAAAGAAGAAATAATAAACTGCATTAAAAAAAGAAAAAGTATTACTCAATACTTAGTAGATACTAGAAAAAATGCTGTAGAAGAATATAGGGATGACGAAGATAAGTTAATCGAATATTTTGACCACGAGAGATTTGTAAGAGAAGAAAGTTTTAAATCTATAGATAGAAAGCTAAAAGAATTCACAATATTACAACCATCACCTTATTTTGGAAAAGTAACTTTTGAAGAAAAGGATGTTGAAGGAGAAGAATATATATATATAGGTAGATTTGGGGTTACTCCAGAGGAAGCTTATGAGCCTGTAGTTGTGGATTGGAGGGCACCTATATCATCTTTATTTTATGCTGGTAAGCTAGGAAATGTAGAGTATAGTGCTCCTTCTGGGAAAATACAAGTAGATGTAAGTGGTAAAAGACAATTTATCATAAAAAAAGAAAATCTTCTTGGGATGTTTGATTCTGAAGTAGATGTAAAAGATGAAATACTTCAGATGGTTTTAAGTAAAAATGCAGAAGATAAGTTAAAAGATATAATAATGACGATTCAGCAAGAGCAAGATGATTTGATAAGACAACCAAGAGATAAAACTATAGTTGTAGATGGAATAGCAGGGAGTGGAAAGACAACAATAGCTCTTCACAGAGTAGCATATTTACTGTATAACTATAGAAAGATTCTGCAAGATAAGGTGCTTATACTAGGACCTAATAGTATATTTATGGAATACATATCAACTGTTCTTCCTAGCTTAGGTGAAATAGGGGTTAGGCAGCAAACTTTTAGCGATTTTGCAATAGGGATTTTAGAGTTAAATACTATTATGGAATTTAGAGAGTATATGGAAAAAATAATAAATAAAGATGAAGAATTTATAAAAGAAATTCTTTTTAAAACGTCTAAAGGATATATAAAAGAGTTAAATAAGTTTATTGAAATTTTGAATAAAAAGTACTTTATAACAGAGGATCTTGTTTTTGAGAATACTATAATAGTACCTAAAGAAGCAATAAAAGATTTATTTGATTATTATAAGAGTATGCCTTTGTTTAGAAGAAGTAAAAAAATAAAGAGAATACTTTTTGCCAAGATAAGAGATAAAAGGGATGAGAAAGTAAGAGAAATTGAAAAATGGTATAGAGAATCTTTATCTAAAATGGATGAAGAGAAAAAGAACTTAGAAGGATCAGAACTAATATTTAAGAGAAAGCTTAAAATCAGAGAAGTTATAAAGAATGCTATGACTTCAAAAAAATATCTTAAATGGTTGGATAATGAGAAGGTTATAGATTTATACAATAATTTAAATGGTAATAAGGTACTTACTATAGATGATTTAGCACCAATTTTATATTTAAAGATAAAGTTAGAGGGATTAAAACTTGAAGAGGAGATAAAACATGTTGTTATAGATGAGGCTCAAGATTATAGTTTGCTTCAATTTATAGTTATTAAAGAGTTAACTAAGTGTAAGGCTTTTACTATTGTAGGTGATAAGAATCAACGATTAATTCCTGTATTAGAAGACATACCTATGTTAAATTTAAATGAGGTATTAGACAATGTAGAATACTTTAATTTAAATAAGAGCTATAGATCAACTAAAGAAATTATGGAATATGCAAATAGGTATCTTGCTGAGGATAAAATAGTTCCATTAGTTAGAAGTGGAGATTTAGTTGTTGATAAATCTATAAATTCAAAAGAAGAGTTTATAAAAGAAATTGAAAATATTCTTGGTAAATTGAATAATGAAGGACTTGAAAGTATAGCTATAATATGCAAAAACAAAGAAGAAGCAAAAGAAGTCTATTCTCTTGTAAATAGAAAAATGGGAATAAAATTAATAGATAGTGAAGAAATAATTTATAACAAAGGGGGAGTAGTTATACCAGCTTATTACGCCAAAGGTTTGGAATTTGATGCTGCTATTATTATAAATTGTGAAGATGAACAAATGATTAAAGAAGATAAATTAATGTATGTTATGGCAACGAGGGCTTTGCATAAACTTTATGTTTATAATGTTAATTTAAAATAA
- the ftsH gene encoding ATP-dependent zinc metalloprotease FtsH has protein sequence MFNNKKLKYLIYYVTGVLILLIILNSVMRSFGTEHIKYSEFEQMLSQKKIEEVQITDNQLIVVPKPGVESKKILYTANIEKLNASDLLVKLKAAGVKYDGPVKNQNPFMNFFLEWVLPLLVFMVIGRIIFGSMEKRMGNGVMSFGKNNAKIYAESETGKTFQDVAGQDEAKESLVEIVDFLHKPERYTEIGAKLPKGALLVGPPGTGKTLLAKAVAGEAKVPFFSISGSSFVEMFVGMGAARVRDLFKQAEEKAPCIVFIDEIDAIGKSRDNGVGGGNDEREQTLNQLLAQMDGFDASKGVVILAATNRPEILDKALLRPGRFDRRVIVDTPDLKGREAILKVHAKEVKMSNEVNLESVARSTPGAVGADLANIVNEAALLAVKKGRKEVIQEDLEEAVEIIIAGKEKKDRIMSTKEKRTVAFHEVGHALVAALLKHTDPVHKITIIPRTMGALGYTMQLPEEEKYLVSKEEMMDKITVMLGGRAAEEVEFNTISTGASNDIEKATQTARNMVTIYGMTERFDMMALESVSNRYLDGRPIRNCSAQTEAFIDEEMLRIIKESHNKAIKILEENRELLTTIAERLIEKETLMGDEFMDMVREIYPEIPLKKEKKDNNKEIKNQDIEENKKDIKEENYQQIKKKDDQANKEEEVNKEELNNQSEEGSKENKE, from the coding sequence ATGTTTAACAACAAAAAACTGAAGTATTTAATTTACTATGTTACAGGTGTTTTAATTTTGCTCATAATATTAAACTCTGTAATGAGAAGCTTTGGAACAGAACATATAAAGTATAGCGAATTTGAACAAATGCTTTCACAGAAAAAAATTGAAGAAGTTCAAATAACAGATAATCAGCTTATAGTTGTTCCTAAGCCAGGAGTAGAAAGTAAGAAGATACTTTATACTGCAAATATTGAAAAACTTAATGCTTCTGATTTGCTAGTGAAGTTAAAGGCAGCAGGAGTAAAATATGATGGGCCTGTAAAAAATCAAAATCCTTTCATGAACTTTTTCTTGGAATGGGTATTGCCATTATTAGTATTTATGGTTATAGGTAGAATAATATTTGGAAGTATGGAAAAAAGAATGGGTAATGGTGTTATGTCTTTTGGAAAGAATAACGCAAAAATTTATGCTGAAAGTGAAACAGGAAAAACTTTTCAAGATGTAGCAGGTCAAGACGAAGCTAAGGAATCATTAGTAGAAATTGTAGATTTTTTACATAAGCCTGAGAGATATACAGAAATAGGGGCTAAACTGCCTAAGGGAGCTCTTTTAGTAGGACCGCCAGGAACAGGTAAAACACTTCTTGCAAAAGCAGTTGCAGGAGAAGCTAAGGTACCATTTTTCTCTATATCTGGATCTAGCTTTGTTGAAATGTTTGTAGGTATGGGTGCCGCTAGAGTTAGAGATTTATTCAAGCAAGCAGAAGAAAAGGCTCCTTGTATAGTATTCATTGATGAGATAGATGCTATAGGAAAAAGTAGAGATAATGGAGTAGGAGGAGGAAATGATGAGAGGGAACAAACATTAAATCAGCTTCTTGCTCAAATGGATGGTTTTGATGCTTCTAAAGGAGTTGTAATCTTAGCTGCAACAAATAGACCAGAGATCCTAGATAAAGCTTTATTAAGACCAGGTAGATTTGATAGAAGAGTTATTGTTGATACACCGGATTTAAAAGGGAGAGAAGCCATACTTAAAGTTCATGCAAAAGAAGTAAAAATGTCTAATGAGGTAAACTTAGAATCTGTTGCAAGATCAACTCCAGGAGCAGTAGGAGCAGATCTTGCTAATATAGTAAATGAAGCTGCTCTTTTAGCAGTTAAAAAGGGAAGAAAAGAAGTTATACAAGAAGATTTAGAGGAAGCAGTTGAAATAATTATTGCTGGTAAAGAGAAAAAAGACAGGATAATGTCTACTAAAGAAAAGAGAACAGTTGCTTTTCATGAAGTTGGTCATGCACTAGTTGCTGCTTTATTAAAACATACAGATCCTGTTCATAAGATAACTATTATCCCAAGAACAATGGGAGCATTAGGGTATACTATGCAACTTCCAGAAGAAGAAAAATATCTTGTAAGTAAAGAAGAAATGATGGATAAGATAACTGTAATGCTTGGAGGTAGAGCTGCGGAAGAAGTAGAATTTAACACAATATCTACAGGTGCTTCAAATGATATAGAAAAAGCAACTCAAACCGCAAGAAATATGGTTACTATATATGGTATGACCGAAAGATTTGATATGATGGCTTTAGAGTCTGTTTCTAATAGATATTTAGATGGAAGACCTATTAGAAATTGCAGTGCTCAAACAGAAGCTTTTATAGATGAAGAGATGTTAAGAATAATAAAGGAATCTCATAACAAAGCTATTAAGATATTAGAAGAGAATAGAGAATTATTAACTACCATTGCTGAAAGACTCATTGAAAAAGAAACTTTAATGGGAGATGAATTCATGGATATGGTTAGAGAAATATATCCTGAAATACCATTAAAAAAAGAGAAAAAAGATAATAATAAGGAAATCAAAAATCAGGATATTGAAGAAAATAAAAAAGATATTAAAGAAGAGAATTATCAGCAAATTAAAAAAAAGGATGATCAAGCAAATAAAGAGGAAGAGGTTAATAAAGAAGAACTAAATAACCAAAGTGAAGAAGGTAGCAAGGAAAACAAAGAATAA
- a CDS encoding glycerol-3-phosphate responsive antiterminator produces the protein MKKAFFDRIQINPIIAAVKDISKLDKAIESPCEIVFLLTGDIFNLKEIVSKVKSNGKCIFIHIDLIDGFSRNVTALKYIHENIKPDGIISTKSTLIKAAKDMDMFAIQRFFIIDSLSLNNAIESLKTIRPDAAEILPGIMGKITYTINKQTNRPVIAGGLIKDKEDVIQSIKAGAIGISTTDEKIWEM, from the coding sequence TTGAAAAAAGCTTTTTTTGACCGAATACAAATTAATCCTATAATAGCAGCAGTTAAAGATATTAGTAAGTTAGACAAGGCAATTGAATCCCCCTGTGAAATAGTTTTTCTGCTTACAGGAGATATATTTAATTTAAAAGAAATCGTTAGCAAAGTTAAAAGTAACGGTAAATGCATATTCATACATATAGATTTAATAGACGGCTTTTCGAGGAATGTTACTGCCTTAAAATATATTCATGAAAATATAAAACCTGATGGAATAATATCTACTAAATCCACTTTAATAAAAGCTGCAAAAGACATGGATATGTTTGCAATTCAAAGGTTTTTTATAATTGATTCTCTTTCTTTAAATAACGCTATAGAATCATTAAAAACTATTCGCCCAGATGCAGCAGAAATTTTGCCTGGAATTATGGGCAAAATAACCTATACTATAAACAAACAAACTAATAGACCTGTAATCGCAGGTGGTCTAATAAAAGATAAAGAAGACGTAATTCAAAGTATTAAAGCTGGTGCTATTGGAATTTCAACAACAGATGAAAAAATCTGGGAAATGTAA
- a CDS encoding 2-hydroxyacyl-CoA dehydratase subunit D, translated as MDIVKRYGNLIKKSMYNPQTALNLIKTGLSLEKLRVSKFRDKNLPPSLQYLNKICIEYILEPLQNPNNCGLVNLFAPTEILHAMGIYPLFIEAFSSFLSGFTCEDYFIDYASNCGFSETLCSYHKAFLGAIDSGLIPKPSFAVTSSMICDANINTFRHCSHNYNIPFYIIDIPYEYNKDTEFYVANQIKEMVCMIEDTMKKSLNVNKLKEILILENSTLYYRKLFYNKLKTKYFPNTLTLEMYKLFTSHVALGRKKTHKFYKMQSEDIQYFNKTSCKKILWVHLLPFYHKTLKNYFNLSHEYQLLTCDFSFDYMDELDYNNPFNALAKKMLLNQYNGSFEKKAKNILKAAKELDADAVINFCHWGCKQSTGGTMILKDLLKENNIPFLSIDGDAVDRRNTQDGQIKTRVEAFLEIIDTNQRKKVV; from the coding sequence GTGGATATTGTTAAAAGATATGGAAATTTAATCAAAAAATCTATGTATAATCCCCAAACTGCTTTGAATTTAATAAAAACTGGTCTATCTCTTGAAAAACTAAGGGTTTCTAAATTTAGAGATAAGAATTTACCTCCTTCTCTGCAATATCTAAATAAAATATGTATTGAATATATATTAGAACCGCTCCAAAATCCTAATAATTGTGGTTTAGTTAATCTTTTTGCTCCAACTGAAATACTTCATGCTATGGGTATTTATCCTTTGTTTATTGAAGCATTTTCTTCATTTTTATCTGGTTTTACATGCGAAGATTATTTTATAGATTATGCCTCAAATTGTGGATTTTCAGAAACTCTTTGCTCATATCATAAGGCTTTCTTAGGAGCTATAGATTCAGGACTTATACCTAAACCATCTTTTGCAGTTACTTCTTCTATGATTTGTGATGCTAACATAAATACCTTTAGACACTGCTCACACAACTATAACATACCTTTTTATATTATAGATATCCCTTATGAATATAATAAAGATACTGAATTTTATGTGGCAAATCAAATAAAAGAAATGGTATGCATGATAGAAGACACCATGAAAAAAAGTTTAAATGTAAATAAGTTAAAAGAGATTTTAATATTGGAAAACTCTACTTTATATTATAGAAAATTATTCTATAATAAGCTTAAAACAAAGTATTTTCCAAATACACTTACATTAGAAATGTATAAACTTTTCACTTCTCATGTTGCTCTTGGAAGAAAAAAAACTCATAAATTTTACAAAATGCAATCAGAAGATATTCAATACTTTAATAAAACATCATGTAAAAAAATTTTATGGGTACATCTTCTACCTTTTTATCATAAAACATTAAAGAATTATTTTAACTTAAGCCATGAATATCAGCTTTTAACTTGTGATTTTAGCTTTGATTATATGGATGAACTAGACTATAATAACCCGTTTAATGCCTTAGCAAAAAAAATGCTTTTAAATCAATATAATGGTAGCTTTGAAAAAAAAGCTAAAAACATATTAAAAGCTGCTAAAGAACTTGATGCAGATGCTGTAATAAACTTCTGTCATTGGGGGTGTAAACAATCTACTGGTGGAACTATGATTCTAAAAGATTTATTAAAAGAAAATAATATCCCCTTCTTATCTATTGATGGAGATGCAGTAGACAGACGTAATACTCAAGACGGTCAGATAAAAACTAGAGTAGAAGCTTTTCTAGAAATAATAGACACAAACCAAAGAAAGAAGGTTGTATAA
- a CDS encoding acyl-CoA dehydratase activase — MIGYVCKYTPIEILESFGEEVMKIDPYITNFHNSDTLMHPNMCFYCKSVLEFCLKKQIKELILVNCCDSIKRLYDVLKFQGEFNFLHIIDIPQKNSCCSIELFKNEILKFINHYEHYSGKIFNEKEFKKIVNNKNNHVYTENSTSLKLALMGGRCKNSLIEYIEKLINGKVYNFTCTSNYGLYNKIYDNEDILTQYAKNILNYFPCLRMADIDKRYSILKENFSGIIYHTIKFCDFYSYEYSNFKNNLDVPMIKIETDYSEQSEGQIRTRIEAFVESLNKFSTSVEKNCSSSVNKVHKSKFALGIDSGSTSTNAVIIDENKSIVSFSIVKTSSKSSIGVEKALNEVLKKSGLCIEDLCYIVSTGYGRVSIPFADQTVTEITCHAKGANFLNSNIRTIIDIGGQDSKAIKIDGEGNVKDFAMNDKCAAGTGRFLEMMARTLEVSIDTMGSLSLKHKENIDITSMCSVFAESEVISLIAENKEKSDIIYGICNSIANRTLSLIDRIKREEGFMITGGVAKNIGVVQCLEKKLNNKIFIPKEPEIIGALGASLIALEKSS; from the coding sequence ATGATAGGTTATGTATGTAAATATACTCCTATAGAGATTTTAGAAAGTTTTGGAGAAGAAGTAATGAAAATAGACCCTTACATAACAAACTTTCATAATTCTGATACATTAATGCATCCAAATATGTGCTTTTATTGTAAATCTGTTTTAGAATTTTGTTTAAAAAAACAAATAAAAGAATTAATACTTGTAAACTGCTGTGATAGTATAAAACGATTGTATGATGTCCTAAAATTTCAAGGTGAATTTAATTTTCTTCACATAATTGACATCCCCCAAAAAAATTCTTGTTGTTCTATAGAACTATTTAAAAATGAAATACTTAAATTTATTAATCACTATGAACATTATAGTGGAAAAATATTTAATGAAAAAGAATTTAAAAAAATTGTAAATAATAAAAATAATCATGTATATACTGAAAATAGCACTTCTCTTAAGCTTGCTCTTATGGGAGGTAGATGTAAAAATTCTTTAATAGAATATATTGAAAAACTCATCAACGGAAAAGTCTATAATTTTACATGTACCTCTAATTATGGACTTTACAATAAAATCTATGATAATGAAGATATATTAACTCAATATGCTAAAAACATATTAAATTACTTTCCTTGCCTCAGAATGGCTGATATAGATAAACGTTATTCCATCTTAAAAGAAAATTTTTCAGGTATTATTTATCATACAATTAAATTTTGCGATTTTTACTCCTATGAATATTCAAATTTTAAAAATAATCTAGACGTTCCTATGATTAAAATAGAAACAGATTATAGTGAACAAAGTGAAGGTCAAATTAGGACGAGAATAGAAGCTTTTGTAGAATCCTTAAATAAATTTTCCACATCTGTTGAAAAAAATTGTTCCTCATCTGTTAATAAAGTGCATAAAAGTAAATTTGCTCTTGGAATTGATAGTGGTTCAACTTCTACTAATGCTGTAATTATAGATGAAAATAAATCAATAGTTTCTTTTTCTATTGTAAAAACAAGTTCTAAAAGCTCCATAGGCGTAGAAAAAGCCCTTAATGAAGTTCTAAAAAAATCAGGACTGTGTATAGAAGATTTATGCTATATAGTATCTACAGGATATGGAAGAGTAAGTATACCTTTTGCAGATCAAACAGTAACAGAAATAACTTGTCATGCTAAAGGAGCTAACTTCTTAAATTCAAATATTAGAACTATAATAGACATTGGTGGACAAGATAGCAAAGCTATTAAAATAGATGGTGAGGGTAATGTTAAAGATTTTGCTATGAATGACAAATGTGCTGCTGGCACAGGTAGATTTTTAGAAATGATGGCTAGAACTCTTGAAGTATCTATAGATACAATGGGATCTCTTTCACTAAAACACAAAGAAAATATAGATATAACAAGTATGTGCAGTGTTTTTGCGGAATCTGAAGTAATCTCTCTCATAGCTGAAAACAAAGAAAAAAGTGATATAATATATGGTATTTGTAATTCTATTGCAAATAGAACCCTATCTTTAATAGATAGAATTAAACGTGAAGAAGGTTTTATGATAACTGGTGGAGTAGCTAAAAATATAGGAGTTGTTCAATGCTTAGAAAAAAAGCTTAATAATAAAATTTTTATTCCTAAAGAACCTGAAATTATTGGTGCCTTAGGTGCATCACTTATAGCATTAGAAAAATCCTCTTAG